A stretch of the Aegilops tauschii subsp. strangulata cultivar AL8/78 chromosome 4, Aet v6.0, whole genome shotgun sequence genome encodes the following:
- the LOC109733261 gene encoding anaerobic nitrite reductase GLB1, translating to MSAAEGAVVFSEEKEALVLKSWAIMKKDTANLGLRFFLKIFEIAPSARQMFPFLRDSDVPLETNPKLKTHAVSVFVMTCEAAAQLRKAGKITVRETTLKRLGGTHLKYGVADGHFEVTRFALLETIKEALPADMWGPEMRNAWGEAYDQLVAAIKQEMKPSE from the exons ATGTCTGCCGCGGAGGGAGCCGTCGTGTTCAGCGAGGAGAAGGAGGCGCTGGTGCTCAAGTCATGGGCCATCATGAAGAAGGATACCGCCAACCTTGGGCTCCGCTTCTTCCTCAA GATCTTCGAGATCGCGCCGTCGGCGAGGCAGATGTTCCCGTTCCTGCGCGACTCCGACGTGCCGCTGGAGACCAACCCCAAGCTCAAGACCCACGCCGTGTCCGTCTTCGTCATG ACGTGCGAGGCTGCTGCGCAGCTGCGGAAAGCCGGGAAGATCACCGTCAGGGAGACCACCCTGAAGAGGCTGGGCGGCACGCACTTGAAATACGGCGTGGCAGATGGCCACTTTGAG GTGACGCGGTTCGCTCTGCTCGAGACGATCAAGGAGGCGCTTCCGGCGGACATGTgggggccggagatgaggaacgCGTGGGGCGAGGCCTACGACCAACTGGTCGCGGCCATCAAGCAAGAGATGAAGCCCTCTGAGTAG